Proteins from a single region of Phalacrocorax carbo chromosome 25, bPhaCar2.1, whole genome shotgun sequence:
- the LIMD2 gene encoding LIM domain-containing protein 2 isoform X1 codes for MFQATEPASPPPTHEAKNSSGGSTVQRSKSFSLKAQVKEVCTACQKTVYPMERLVADKFVFHNACFCCKHCHTKLSLGSYAALHGEFYCKPHFQQLFKSKGNYDEGFGRKQHKELWVHKEVESVTKSA; via the exons ATGTTCCAGGCCACGGAACCCGCCAGCCCACCCCCAACTCAC GAGGCAAAGAACAGCTCAGGAGGCAGCACGGTGCAGCGCTCCAAG TCCTTCAGCCTGAAGGCACAAGTGAAGGAGGTGTGCACTGCCTGCCAGAAAACCGTCTATCCCATGGAGCGGCTGGTGGCGGATAAATTCGTCTTCCACAACgcctgcttctgctgcaagCACTGCCACACCAAGCTCAG cctgggcAGCTACGCGGCGCTCCACGGGGAATTCTACTGCAAGCCCCACTTCCAGCAGCTCTTCAAGAGTAAAGGCAACTACGACGAGGGCTTTGGGCGCAAGCAGCACAAGGAGCTGTGGGTGCACAAGGAGGTGGAGAGCGTGACCAAGTCGGCATGA
- the LIMD2 gene encoding LIM domain-containing protein 2 isoform X2 has product MEAKNSSGGSTVQRSKSFSLKAQVKEVCTACQKTVYPMERLVADKFVFHNACFCCKHCHTKLSLGSYAALHGEFYCKPHFQQLFKSKGNYDEGFGRKQHKELWVHKEVESVTKSA; this is encoded by the exons ATG GAGGCAAAGAACAGCTCAGGAGGCAGCACGGTGCAGCGCTCCAAG TCCTTCAGCCTGAAGGCACAAGTGAAGGAGGTGTGCACTGCCTGCCAGAAAACCGTCTATCCCATGGAGCGGCTGGTGGCGGATAAATTCGTCTTCCACAACgcctgcttctgctgcaagCACTGCCACACCAAGCTCAG cctgggcAGCTACGCGGCGCTCCACGGGGAATTCTACTGCAAGCCCCACTTCCAGCAGCTCTTCAAGAGTAAAGGCAACTACGACGAGGGCTTTGGGCGCAAGCAGCACAAGGAGCTGTGGGTGCACAAGGAGGTGGAGAGCGTGACCAAGTCGGCATGA